The genome window gaaatgagtaAGCTTAGTAAGCAAGGCATGTCCAAGGCCAAGATAGGCCAAAACCTAGGTCTCTTGTACCACACAGTTAGCCAAGCTGAGAATGCAAAAGAAAAGCTCTTGAAGGAAGATGAAAGTACTGTACTACTccggggacacttgggtggctcagtcagttaagcttctgcctttggatcaggtcgtgattccagggtcctgagatcaagccctccttgggctccccactcagcagggaatctgcttacccctctccctctgaccttctccCTGTTcatagctttctctctctctgtacccatctcaaataaataaaatctaaaaaaaaaaaaaatatatatatatatatataataaaactataaCTACCATAGATAATGATATAGTGATTCCATTGATGGGCCTAagtggaataaatagaaaaccttgTGGAAAAGATCCACCACCCTAGATATCATTAAAACTATTtctgattcatgggaagaggtcaaaatatcaacactaACAGTAGTTTAGAAGAAGTACGTTCCAGCCTTCACACATAACTTTGAGGTCAAGATCTCAGTGGAGAAAGTAACTGCAGATGTAGTAGAAATAGCAacagaactagaattagaagggGAGCCTGAAGATATGACTAAACTGCAGCaatttcatgataaaacttgaatggatgaggagttgctacttacagataagcaaagaaaatggtttcttgagatggaatctactacTGGTGAAGATGCTATGAAAATTGTCGAAATGACAGGGtgtctggatagctcagttggttgggtggctgagtcttgattttagctggggtcatgatcttggggtcatggaattgagtcccatgttgggctctgagctcagcgttTGTCCCTATCCCTCTGGtccctctcttattctctctctctctctctctcaaataaataaataaaatctttaaaaaaagaaaattgttgaaATGGCAACAAAAGATCTAGAATATATCATAAACTTAGTTTATAAAACAGTGGCAGGGTTCAAGcagattgactccaattttgaaaaaagttctAGTGGGGGTAAAGTGCTATCAAACAGTAGTGCACATTACAGAGAAATTGTGGAAGGAAGAGTCCATCAATGTGTCAAACTTAGTGtcatcttattttaagaaattgccacagtcATCCCAatcttcagcaaccaccaccctagTCGGTCTagccatcaacatcaaggcaagaccctCTCCTTCAGCCAAAAGAACGACTCACTGGAAGTTCATATGATATTTAGCATATTTTAGCAATaaagcactttttcttttttaaatttttaaaaggattttatttatttagcagagagagagaaagagagaagcagggtgagtagcagagacagaggaagaaagactccccactgagcagggagcccaatgtggggctcaaccccaggatcctggggtcatgacctgagtcaaaggcaggcacttaattgactgagccaccaagctaCCCCTAGtagtttttaattaaagtatgtacgttgtttttcttttttttttttttaagaaattttttttttttttttattcgtgagagacacagaaagagagaggggcagagacacaggaggagggagaagcaggctccatgccgggagcccgacgtgggactcgatcctgggaccccaggatcacaccctgggccaaaagcaggtgctaaaccactgagccacccgggatcccctGTACATTGTTTTTCATAATGTTGCTGCACACTTAATAAATCATAgtgtagtgtaaacataacttttttttaaacataacttttaaatgcactgggaaaccaaaaatctcatttgacttgctttattgtgctaTTCTTTTTATTCAGTGAAATCGAACCTGCGGTATCTCCAAGATATTCCTGTATTCACCCAAATGAGTTTCCAAGTTATGTCCACATCAGCATTTGGTCATGGATGTTTAAAGTAGCTTTATTCCTAATTGCCCAAACTGGGAAACAACCAAGGTGTCCTACAGTACatgcatggataaataaactatggtacattgagacaatgtaatattactcagcactgaaaagaaatgagctatcaagccatgaaaagacatgggggaatcttaaatgcatattacgaaatgaaaaaaaaatctaaaaaagctgcatactgtataattccaactaCAAGACATCCgggaaaaggcaaaatatggaaacagaaaCAATAAGTGGCAGCCAGGGGTTAGGATGGAGCAAAGGAGAAATCGGcaaaacacagaggatttttaggacgGTGGAATAATTCTGTATGATACAATAATGGTGGATATACAAATACATtggtcaaaacccacagaatgtggGACATCAAGAGGGAACTCTAATGTAGACCATGGGCCATGAgtgataatgatgtatcaatGAAGGCTCCCCAATTATAACACATGTAGCATCACTCTATAGGGGGTATAGATTGTTGGAAGGGGTGGGCTGTACATGTGTGGGGGTAGCAGATGTGTGGGAACTCCAGcaactttgctgtgaacctaaaactgctctaaaaaaataaagcctatttttaaaaaatcattttgccaTAGATTTAAATTGGAcagaaatttgtaaaaaaaattttttttttattcatgatagacacacagagagagaggcagagacacaggcagagggagaagcaggctccatgcaccgggagcccaacgtgggattcaatcctgggtctccaggatcgcgccctgggtcgaaggcaggcgctaaaccgctgcgccacccagggatccctaaatttgtaaaatttaagTAGTTGTCTTTCTGGATTTTCAGTTCTTTTCCATTGATTCACATGTCTATTTTTTCTGTAATACACTGTATTGaatactatagctttgtagtcaGTTTAGAAATCGAGAAGTGTTAGTactctgactttgttcttttcttttttaagatttttaaaatatttaaagtaatctctccacccaatgtggggctccaattcacaaccccaagatcaagaatcacatgctccacacctgagccagccagatgcccctccaacgttttttctatttcaaatttgttttggctattctgagtcccttgcatttccatatgattTTAGGATTAGATTGATAATTTCTGCAAAATAAGCAGTTGGGCTTTTGACAGGTATTACATTGCATCTGCAGACAGATTTGGGGAGTAATGTCATCTTAACAATATCATCTTCCAGTCTTTGAACATGGGCTGCCTTTCCACTTATTTAGGTCTTCTGTAACTTCTTTCAATGATGTTTGGTAGTTCTCAGTGTGGaagttttgcatttctttggctAAATTCATTCTAAACATctctttttccagctttattgagatataattgacttaTATCAATTAAATTATTCTAGATATCTTTACAAATATACTTATTCTGGGACACCCGGGtagttcaatggttgagcatctgccttcagctcagggcatgatcccgggtctggggatccctacggcttctccctctgtctatgtctctgcctctctgtgtctgtcatgaataaatatataaaatctttataaaatatatatgtacttattCTTTCTGGGACTACATAGCagagttattttcttaatttcattctggagagttcattgttagtgtataggaatacaattgatttggggattttttttccagctttattgagatataattaacacaactgtaagatatttaaagcatACATCACAATGATTTGATTTACTTAAACCCAGTGAAAAAATTCTTCCTATCTAGTTCATTAACACATCCATTGCATCgcatatttacttttttggggtgagaacacttaagatctactcttagaAAACAGCTGAATGGAGTACATATGCTGGGGTGAAGAATCAAAGAGGGTTATTGCAGCAGTGGCAAGCTGGTGGGTTCCAGATGCCTCCAGACCTGGTCCTTAACCTTGCCTGCCTTCCCAAGGCCAGTCCAGTGATCTGGATTAGTCGCTTACCTGGTGTTCTGGGCCTCCTCATCTGTGAATCAGACACAGGAATAGTGTCACACTTCTCCAGATTCGGGGAGCTCAGGTCGCTGTCGGGTGAGGTATGGGTTTGGTGGGCTATCTGGGTACTGGTGTGACAGCGAGGTGGGTGGGGCCTCGCTGGATCGGGCGCAGGAGGACTGGGGGCGGGCTCTGGGTGCAGGCGGCGCCACCCAGGCAGGGCCGGCACAGCGCGCAGAGCAGCGGCAGCAGGGACAGCAGGTGAGTCTCAGCGACTCCTGCAGGTACGTAGTCTGGCCTGAGAGGAGGCAAAGGCTCGGATACCCGAGTGGaactggctctggctctggctctggctttggcggcggtggcggcggtggcggtggcggagGTGGCCTgtcggggcgggggcagggcacGGAGCTTCGGAGCTTCGGCTTGGGGCTCCGGGCCAGGAGCGCCCCGCCTCCTGGCCGGGTGCGCAGATACCCAGGCCCCGAGGGGCGGGGGTGTGCGCGCGTGCGTGCGcgtgtgcccgtgtgtgtgtgtgggggggggggggtgctggtggTGAGTGCCACTGTCAGAGGCCAGGTGGCTGCCTGGTTGACGCCCAGGGCAGCAGAGCCCCTCCTGTTCCGGGTCCTGGAGGCCTGGAGGCCTGGAGGCCTGGCTCAGCTCCGGAGAAGCCTGAGGTTTCCACCTTGTTCTGGGGTGCCAGACGAAGGAGCAGTTTCCCAACCCCACTTCCTGGAGCTGCACCCTTCCCACGCTCAGGCCTCCCCACCCAAATGTGCCCAGGTCGGACTGCACAAGGTTCCCTCACCTGGCCGGAGGCAGGCAGGACCTCCATGCTTCCCTGTGACCTCCTGCCACTCCTGACCCATCCCAGCCCTCAGGCGCCCTAGCTGCGCAGGCACTTGGGTCCCCAGGGGAAGGGACAGCGCGGACTGAAGCCTGCTCGGTACCTGGTTGGGCAATCTGTCAttcccccccagcccctggtaggTGCCCGCAGCTGCCTTGGTGCTCCTCTCCGCCGCCCACCATGGCCAGGGGGCTGCCCAGCACTGCCAGCCTGGCACGCTTCTGCCAGAAGCTGAACCGGCTGAAGCCACTGGAGGAGTCTGCCATGGAGACGTCCCTGCAGCGCTGCCTGTCCACCCTGGACCTGACCCTGTTGGGCCTGGGTGGCATGGTGGGCTCGGGCCTCTACGTGCTCACAGGCACGGTGGCGAAGGAGATGGCCGGCCCCGCGGTGCTCTTGTCCTTCGCTCTGGCCGCCGTGGCCTCCCTGCTGTCAGGCCTGTGCTACGCGGAGTTCGGGGCCCGCTTACCCCGCACGGGCTCGGCCTACCTGTTCACCTACGTGTCCATGGGCGAGCTGTGGGCCTTCCTCATCGGCTGGAATGTGCTGCTCGAGTACCTCATCGGGGGCGCAGCCGTGGCCCGCGCCTGGAGCGGCTACCTGGACTCCATGTTCGGCCACCGCATCCACAACTTCACCCAGGCCCACATCGGGACCTGGCAGGTGCCCCTGCTGGCGCACTACCCCGACTTCCTGGCTGCTGCCATCGTGCTTTTGGCCTCCGCCTTCATCTCCTGCGGGGCCCGGGTCTCCTCCTGGCTCAACCACACCTTCACCGTCATCAGCCTGCTCCTCATCCTCTTCATCATCATCCTGGGCTTCGTCCTGGCCCGCCCGCAGAACTGGAGTGCTGAGGAGGGTGGCTTTGCGCCTTTTGGCTTCTCGGGCATCATGGCTGGCACCGCCACCTGCTTCTACGCCTTCGTGGGCTTCGATGTCATCGCCGCCTCCAGCGAGGAGGCCAGGAACCCGAAGCGAGCCGTGCCGATAGCCATCTCCGTCTCGCTTGGCCTGGCAGCCGGCGCCTACATCCTCGTCTCCGCCGTGCTCACCCTCATGGTGCCGTGGCACAGCCTGAACCCCAACTCCGCGCTCGCCGACGCCTTCTACCGGCGGGGCTACAGCTGGGCGGGCTTCATCGTGGCCGCCGGCTCCATCTGCAGTAAGGGCCCGATCGGGCGAGGGGGGCGTGAGCAGGgcccgggctgccctaggcttCTCCGTCTCGGTCTTTTCCCAGTTGCATAGCGGGCCCAGGAAGGTGCTGATCACGAGCCTCTCTTGTCTTGTTGGAAGGCCCCCTTCACTGCCCCCTCCCGATTGTACATAAAATGTCAG of Canis lupus baileyi chromosome 27, mCanLup2.hap1, whole genome shotgun sequence contains these proteins:
- the SLC7A4 gene encoding cationic amino acid transporter 4 — its product is MARGLPSTASLARFCQKLNRLKPLEESAMETSLQRCLSTLDLTLLGLGGMVGSGLYVLTGTVAKEMAGPAVLLSFALAAVASLLSGLCYAEFGARLPRTGSAYLFTYVSMGELWAFLIGWNVLLEYLIGGAAVARAWSGYLDSMFGHRIHNFTQAHIGTWQVPLLAHYPDFLAAAIVLLASAFISCGARVSSWLNHTFTVISLLLILFIIILGFVLARPQNWSAEEGGFAPFGFSGIMAGTATCFYAFVGFDVIAASSEEARNPKRAVPIAISVSLGLAAGAYILVSAVLTLMVPWHSLNPNSALADAFYRRGYSWAGFIVAAGSICTMNTVLLSSLFSLPRIVYAMAVDGLFFQVFARVHPRTQVPLAGIAVFGSLMSLLALLLDLEALVQFLSIGTLLAYTFVATSILVLRFQKSPPSSSPSPASPSPRVKEYHSFSDHAQLVGTNQASASEPGQLRPALRPYLGFLGRCSPGAAVAWALSILVASAITLACVLVFGDSVLHLPNWGYILLLLLSSVTFLLSLFILGVHEQQRKDTFQIPMVPLTPALSILLNICLMLKLSYLTWVRVSIWLLIGLAVYFCYGIWHSKQNRQEPPELTTSHYVVFPSTNLEESVQTVQPPTQEPSPTEQPTSP